A section of the Sporosarcina sp. ANT_H38 genome encodes:
- a CDS encoding RluA family pseudouridine synthase, with translation MTLFHYKTSEDNMTVEYLLKDKWQGGKKTVHLMRMAKSVLGQDGEPVDDWRLPLPEGTELVFTFPEAASTYISDEQVELTVLFEDEHILAVVKPAGMSTHPDGPRDTGTLMNAVMAHIKKNGGVYAEHVHRLDKGTSGAVLIAKHPIAKALFDRMIENNEIKRKYTAEVDGYLKRPKGTIRLPIGKDRHHPAKRIVSMSGQSAVTNFRLIERKDETSIVEAELETGRTHQIRVHLSHLGYPVTGDTLYDGSETEDGNYRLTATTLSFIHPFTEKQTLIEMSTI, from the coding sequence ATGACGTTATTTCATTATAAAACATCAGAAGATAATATGACCGTTGAGTATTTACTCAAGGACAAATGGCAAGGTGGTAAAAAGACCGTTCACCTTATGCGTATGGCCAAGAGTGTACTAGGTCAGGATGGCGAACCAGTGGATGATTGGCGCCTACCGCTTCCTGAAGGGACGGAATTAGTGTTCACTTTCCCTGAAGCAGCTTCAACATATATCTCAGATGAACAAGTTGAATTGACGGTACTTTTTGAAGACGAACATATCCTTGCAGTCGTAAAACCTGCTGGCATGTCAACACATCCCGATGGTCCAAGGGACACAGGTACATTGATGAATGCTGTCATGGCACATATTAAAAAAAATGGCGGTGTCTACGCCGAGCATGTCCATCGTCTTGATAAAGGAACTTCAGGTGCTGTTCTTATTGCAAAACATCCGATTGCGAAAGCACTCTTTGATCGCATGATTGAGAATAACGAAATCAAACGGAAATACACTGCAGAAGTTGACGGTTACTTAAAAAGACCTAAAGGTACAATTAGACTTCCGATTGGAAAAGACCGTCATCATCCAGCCAAACGAATTGTTTCAATGTCTGGACAATCTGCTGTTACAAATTTCAGGCTTATTGAACGCAAAGATGAAACGTCAATCGTAGAAGCTGAACTAGAGACAGGCCGGACACACCAAATTCGTGTTCACTTATCACATCTTGGATACCCTGTTACAGGCGATACACTCTATGACGGTAGTGAAACAGAAGACGGTAATTA